One Thomasclavelia spiroformis DSM 1552 DNA window includes the following coding sequences:
- a CDS encoding ABC transporter ATP-binding protein — MNAIQIKNITKKYNNLTALDNVSFSFEFGKIYGFLGRNGAGKSTLINIIANRIFADEGTVLVDDIPAKENMQVHEKIFCMSEADLYDKELKIKEHFKWINRFYDSFDLDKAFEIAEKFNLDINKKFKALSKGYQSIFKLTVALSLNVPYVIFDEPVLGLDANHRELFYDLLLKDYENDERTIIIATHLIEEVANIIEEVVLIDKGKVLLQENVETLLEKGYSISGIAKDVDDYCSDKNVIDYDELGNMKIAYVLGEKTPLPKDSNLQISTMNLQKLFVKLTEKGGK; from the coding sequence ATGAACGCAATTCAAATTAAAAATATCACGAAAAAATACAACAATTTAACAGCATTAGATAATGTTTCATTTTCTTTTGAATTTGGAAAGATATACGGTTTTTTGGGAAGAAATGGTGCTGGAAAATCAACCTTAATCAATATTATTGCAAATAGAATTTTTGCTGATGAGGGGACTGTTCTTGTTGATGACATTCCAGCAAAGGAAAATATGCAGGTGCATGAAAAGATATTCTGTATGAGTGAAGCTGATTTATACGATAAAGAATTAAAAATCAAAGAGCACTTTAAGTGGATAAATCGGTTTTATGATAGTTTCGATTTAGATAAAGCATTTGAAATTGCTGAAAAATTCAATCTTGACATCAACAAGAAATTCAAAGCATTATCTAAAGGGTATCAGTCAATTTTCAAATTAACAGTTGCTCTATCATTGAATGTCCCTTATGTAATCTTTGATGAACCCGTTTTGGGATTGGACGCTAATCACAGAGAGTTATTTTATGATTTACTTTTGAAAGATTATGAAAATGATGAGCGAACGATTATTATTGCCACGCACTTAATTGAAGAAGTTGCGAATATTATTGAAGAAGTAGTTTTAATTGATAAAGGCAAAGTCCTATTACAAGAAAACGTTGAAACCCTTTTAGAAAAAGGATACAGTATTTCGGGAATTGCAAAAGATGTTGATGATTATTGCTCGGATAAAAATGTTATCGACTATGATGAATTGGGTAACATGAAAATTGCTTATGTATTGGGCGAAAAGACACCATTACCTAAAGATAGCAATTTACAAATCTCTACTATGAACTTGCAAAAATTATTTGTCAAATTAACAGAGAAAGGCGGTAAGTAA
- a CDS encoding GntR family transcriptional regulator — protein MHINPNIEKPIFIQMAEQLEDSIFTGMFPEETKIPSTNEISALLNINPHTVLKGMNMLVDEEIIYKKRGLGMFVKEGAVKKIRLKRQGQFYEQYIATLIEEASKLQMTKEEIISLIERGYEHERNSN, from the coding sequence GTGCATATCAATCCGAATATAGAAAAACCGATTTTCATTCAGATGGCGGAGCAACTGGAAGATTCCATTTTTACGGGTATGTTTCCAGAAGAAACAAAGATACCCTCAACAAATGAAATTTCTGCTTTACTGAATATCAATCCTCATACTGTTCTAAAAGGTATGAATATGTTGGTAGATGAAGAAATTATATACAAGAAAAGAGGTTTAGGTATGTTTGTAAAAGAGGGAGCAGTCAAAAAAATTCGATTAAAACGTCAAGGTCAATTTTATGAACAATATATCGCAACATTGATTGAAGAAGCGTCTAAATTACAAATGACCAAAGAAGAAATTATTTCATTGATAGAAAGGGGTTATGAACATGAACGCAATTCAAATTAA